One Sporomusaceae bacterium ACPt DNA window includes the following coding sequences:
- the rimM gene encoding Ribosome maturation factor RimM: MPETDLITIGKIVAPHGVRGDVRILPLTDFPDRFYDMKAAFVENCGQLKLEAVRKHKQFILLKFAGIDTMNDAERLRGKLIKIGREDLVKLPEGQYYIFDIIGLNVITEDGEQLGVVTDVLQPGSNDVYVVEQQGKRELLIPAIKEVVKKIDIAAKQMVVKLQEEMD; encoded by the coding sequence ATGCCTGAAACCGATCTGATTACCATCGGTAAAATTGTTGCCCCGCACGGTGTGCGGGGTGACGTTCGTATATTACCGCTTACTGATTTTCCTGACCGGTTCTATGATATGAAAGCCGCGTTTGTTGAGAATTGTGGTCAACTAAAGCTTGAGGCCGTTAGAAAGCATAAACAATTTATTCTGCTTAAATTTGCCGGAATTGATACCATGAATGATGCCGAGCGACTACGTGGCAAGTTGATCAAAATCGGGCGTGAGGATTTAGTCAAGCTTCCTGAAGGTCAATATTATATTTTCGACATTATCGGTCTCAATGTAATTACTGAAGATGGTGAGCAGCTAGGAGTTGTAACCGATGTGCTTCAACCAGGCAGCAATGACGTGTATGTCGTTGAGCAACAAGGCAAACGCGAGCTCCTGATTCCGGCAATTAAAGAGGTCGTTAAAAAAATTGATATTGCTGCCAAACAGATGGTGGTAAAACTTCAGGAAGAAATGGATTAG
- the trmD gene encoding tRNA (guanine-N(1)-)-methyltransferase, with translation MRIDIISLFPEMFAGPLGHSILKRAQDSGLISVYVTNPRDFTYDKHHIVDDYPFGGGSGMVMKPEPVFRAVESVINAGNSLNCRIILMCPGGQAFDQAKARELAGYEQLILICGHYEGIDDRIRQYVVHEAISIGDYVLTGGELPAMVVTDAVARMIPGVLGADDGAQYDSFYNGLLEYPQYTRPREFNGWEVPEVLLSGDHAKIARWRRKESLKATLERRPDLISKVELSSLDQKLLQEIKAEQTGG, from the coding sequence ATGCGTATTGACATTATTTCGCTGTTTCCGGAAATGTTTGCCGGTCCGCTGGGTCATAGCATTCTTAAGCGGGCTCAGGACAGCGGACTGATATCTGTTTATGTTACCAACCCACGGGATTTTACTTATGACAAACATCATATTGTTGACGATTATCCATTTGGTGGCGGTTCAGGCATGGTGATGAAACCAGAGCCTGTGTTCCGTGCGGTGGAAAGCGTTATTAACGCCGGTAATTCTTTAAACTGCCGGATAATTTTAATGTGCCCGGGCGGACAAGCTTTTGATCAGGCTAAGGCCCGGGAACTTGCCGGCTACGAACAGCTTATTCTTATTTGTGGTCATTATGAAGGAATTGATGACCGGATACGTCAGTATGTAGTTCATGAGGCAATTTCAATTGGCGACTATGTACTCACCGGCGGTGAACTTCCTGCCATGGTTGTAACTGACGCAGTAGCCCGCATGATTCCGGGAGTCCTGGGGGCTGATGATGGTGCTCAATATGACTCCTTTTATAATGGTCTTCTCGAATATCCGCAATACACACGGCCCCGTGAATTTAACGGCTGGGAAGTGCCGGAAGTTCTATTGTCGGGCGACCACGCCAAAATTGCAAGATGGCGACGTAAAGAGTCGCTTAAAGCAACGCTTGAGCGTCGGCCGGACTTAATCAGTAAAGTTGAATTAAGTTCACTTGATCAGAAACTTTTGCAGGAAATAAAGGCCGAACAGACCGGAGGCTAA
- the sipT gene encoding Signal peptidase I T, translated as MSNTNLGEEIKDWIISILIAIVLAFFIRYFIVELYMVEGPSMRPTLVNGERLVVNKFIYRFKTPERGEILVFRYPRDPSRDFIKRVIAVAGDTIEIKDGRVFLNGQLLNEPYILERTRGSYPLVTVPEGHIYVMGDNRNNSEDSRFKDVGFVPLELIKGKAITVFWPLDHIKTLP; from the coding sequence GTGAGTAACACTAATTTAGGCGAAGAAATCAAAGACTGGATTATATCCATTCTCATAGCCATAGTATTGGCGTTTTTTATTCGGTATTTTATTGTAGAACTGTACATGGTCGAAGGACCATCCATGCGACCGACACTTGTTAATGGCGAACGGCTTGTTGTTAATAAGTTTATCTATCGTTTTAAGACTCCTGAACGAGGGGAAATTTTAGTATTTCGTTATCCCCGCGATCCTAGCCGTGATTTTATTAAACGGGTAATAGCAGTGGCCGGAGATACTATTGAAATAAAAGACGGCAGAGTTTTTCTCAATGGGCAGCTTTTGAATGAACCGTACATACTTGAGCGCACCCGTGGATCATATCCATTAGTTACTGTTCCTGAAGGTCATATTTATGTAATGGGTGATAATCGCAACAACTCCGAAGACAGCCGGTTTAAAGATGTTGGCTTTGTGCCCCTTGAGTTAATTAAGGGCAAGGCCATTACTGTTTTTTGGCCGCTTGACCACATAAAAACATTGCCGTAA
- the rplS gene encoding 50S ribosomal protein L19: MNIIQILEQEQLRQDIPSFKPGDTVRVHVKVVEGNRERIQVFEGIVINRQGSGVRETFTVRRVSYNVGVERTFPVHSPRIEKIEVMRRGIVRRAKLYYLRNLTGKAARIKEKR; the protein is encoded by the coding sequence ATGAATATTATTCAAATCTTGGAACAAGAACAACTGCGGCAGGATATTCCGTCCTTTAAGCCTGGCGACACTGTGCGTGTACATGTAAAGGTTGTTGAAGGCAACCGCGAACGGATTCAGGTTTTTGAGGGTATAGTTATTAACCGTCAGGGCAGTGGCGTACGTGAGACCTTTACTGTGAGACGGGTATCTTACAATGTAGGCGTAGAACGTACTTTTCCGGTACACTCTCCGCGAATTGAAAAAATTGAAGTAATGCGTCGTGGTATTGTTCGGAGGGCTAAGCTCTACTATCTGCGTAACCTTACCGGTAAAGCAGCCCGTATTAAAGAAAAACGCTAA
- the rpsP gene encoding 30S ribosomal protein S16: MAVKIRLKRMGAKKHPFYRVVVADSRSPRDGRFIETLGHYDSTTEPAVIKIDEDKAIDWLQKGAQPTDTVKNLFSKTGILKKWDEVKRSK, from the coding sequence ATGGCAGTTAAAATTCGCTTAAAGCGTATGGGTGCTAAAAAACATCCTTTCTACCGTGTAGTAGTAGCTGATTCCCGTTCGCCGCGGGACGGACGCTTTATTGAAACTTTGGGTCATTACGACTCGACCACTGAACCGGCGGTTATCAAGATTGACGAGGACAAAGCCATTGATTGGTTGCAAAAAGGCGCTCAACCTACTGATACTGTTAAAAACTTGTTCAGCAAAACAGGCATTCTGAAAAAATGGGATGAAGTAAAGCGCTCTAAGTAA
- the rnhB gene encoding Ribonuclease HII, whose translation MECGCDEVGRGSAVAEIYVCACILNPNYEIDGLRDSKKLSARKRELLAEEIKRHAISWCIATASLEEIELLNVHQATLLAMKRAVEGLRIRPDKVFVDGNHVPKISLPVEAIVKGDDLIPAISAASILAKVARDQALLDYHRIYPNYGFDSHKGYLTKAHIEALQKHGPCPIHRKTYAPIRKLLEKPQYVQGKMF comes from the coding sequence TTGGAATGTGGATGTGACGAAGTTGGACGCGGAAGTGCAGTTGCGGAAATCTATGTATGTGCATGTATCCTTAATCCTAATTATGAGATCGATGGTCTTAGAGACTCTAAAAAGCTGAGTGCTAGGAAACGTGAATTACTTGCGGAGGAGATTAAACGGCATGCAATAAGTTGGTGTATAGCAACTGCTTCTTTAGAAGAAATAGAACTACTCAACGTTCATCAGGCTACGTTGCTTGCCATGAAGAGGGCTGTCGAGGGATTGCGAATACGGCCTGATAAGGTCTTTGTAGATGGCAACCATGTACCCAAGATATCTCTTCCTGTTGAAGCCATTGTAAAAGGAGATGATCTCATTCCGGCTATAAGTGCCGCGTCAATTCTTGCAAAAGTTGCTCGTGATCAAGCTTTGCTGGATTATCATAGGATTTATCCTAACTACGGCTTTGATAGCCATAAAGGATATCTTACTAAGGCACATATTGAAGCTTTACAAAAACACGGTCCTTGCCCTATTCACCGAAAAACATATGCCCCAATACGAAAGTTACTTGAAAAACCACAGTATGTTCAAGGCAAAATGTTTTAG
- the ffh gene encoding Signal recognition particle protein, producing the protein MVFESLADKLQQTFKKLRGRGKLSESDVAEALKEVRMALLEADVNFKVVKDLIAKIKERAVGQEVLESLTPAQHVIKIVNEELTQLMGGTQSRIAIASRPPTVIMLVGLQGAGKTTTAGKLAHLLKRQGKRPLMVAADIYRPAAIKQLEVLGEKLEIPVFTLGQENPVYIAQKAVDQALMMARDIVIIDTAGRLHINEELMNELKSIKQTVKPHEILLVVDAMTGQDAVNVAETFNNDLGIDGIILTKLDGDARGGAALSIKAVTGQPIKFAGMGEKLDALEPFHPDRMASRILGMGDVLSLIEKAESAINLEKAQEMQKKLRKEEFTLDDFLEQIEQVRKLGPLDQILGMLPGMGKLKQLQGLDFDDKEVKHIIAIIRSMTAKERRDPSIINGSRRKRIAIGSGTRVQDVNRLLKQFGEAKKMMKRIQEMQKSGKKSGFKLPFMS; encoded by the coding sequence ATGGTTTTTGAAAGTTTAGCCGATAAACTCCAGCAAACTTTTAAAAAGTTGCGGGGGAGGGGCAAACTGTCGGAAAGCGATGTTGCTGAAGCGCTAAAAGAGGTGCGGATGGCCCTCTTAGAAGCTGACGTCAATTTTAAAGTAGTAAAAGACTTAATTGCCAAGATTAAAGAACGGGCAGTTGGGCAGGAAGTGCTTGAGAGCCTCACGCCGGCACAGCATGTTATAAAGATTGTAAATGAAGAACTTACCCAACTTATGGGAGGTACGCAAAGTCGTATTGCCATAGCTTCACGGCCGCCTACTGTAATCATGTTGGTCGGCCTGCAGGGCGCCGGTAAAACAACTACGGCCGGTAAGTTGGCGCATCTTTTAAAACGTCAGGGAAAACGCCCACTCATGGTGGCTGCCGATATTTACCGCCCGGCGGCAATAAAACAACTGGAAGTGTTGGGCGAAAAACTTGAGATACCGGTGTTTACCCTGGGGCAGGAAAATCCGGTTTATATTGCCCAAAAGGCTGTTGATCAGGCGCTAATGATGGCGCGGGATATCGTAATTATTGATACTGCCGGTCGTCTGCATATTAATGAAGAGCTTATGAACGAGCTCAAATCTATTAAACAGACCGTTAAACCGCATGAAATATTATTGGTGGTTGATGCTATGACCGGTCAGGACGCAGTCAATGTTGCCGAGACTTTTAATAATGATCTTGGCATTGACGGTATTATTTTGACCAAGCTTGATGGCGATGCCCGTGGAGGTGCGGCACTCTCAATTAAAGCTGTTACCGGTCAACCGATAAAGTTTGCCGGTATGGGCGAAAAACTTGACGCTTTGGAGCCGTTCCACCCTGACCGTATGGCCTCACGTATTCTGGGGATGGGCGATGTACTTAGTCTTATTGAAAAAGCTGAGTCGGCCATTAACTTGGAAAAAGCCCAGGAAATGCAGAAAAAACTGCGTAAAGAAGAGTTTACGCTTGATGATTTTTTGGAACAAATTGAACAGGTGCGCAAACTGGGGCCTTTAGATCAAATCCTGGGTATGCTGCCTGGCATGGGTAAGCTTAAACAACTGCAAGGCTTGGATTTTGATGATAAAGAAGTCAAGCATATTATCGCAATAATCCGTTCGATGACAGCCAAGGAGCGGCGCGATCCCTCAATTATCAATGGCAGCCGCCGCAAGCGCATAGCCATTGGCAGTGGTACCAGGGTTCAAGATGTCAATAGGCTTTTAAAACAATTTGGTGAAGCAAAAAAAATGATGAAACGCATTCAAGAAATGCAAAAAAGTGGCAAAAAGAGCGGCTTTAAGCTGCCGTTTATGTCTTAA
- a CDS encoding hypothetical protein (UPF0109 protein Rv2908c), with amino-acid sequence MKELVEVIAKALVKNPEQVSVKETSDNVGTVYELHVAPEDMGKIIGKQGRIAKAIRTVVKAAATRENKRVMVEIL; translated from the coding sequence ATGAAGGAATTAGTCGAAGTTATCGCCAAAGCGTTGGTTAAAAACCCGGAACAAGTCAGTGTTAAAGAGACATCTGATAATGTGGGTACAGTCTATGAGTTACATGTGGCCCCCGAAGATATGGGAAAAATTATCGGGAAGCAAGGGCGTATTGCCAAAGCTATCCGCACCGTAGTTAAAGCTGCCGCCACCCGGGAAAATAAACGAGTAATGGTGGAAATACTATAA
- a CDS encoding hypothetical protein (UPF0122 protein SAV1236), with protein sequence MDRMLTKVLRVGQLYDFYNALLTDKQRDCLNMHYLQDLSLAEIAEEFGVSRQAVHDILRRAEQTLEEYEEKLGLVARYSDERKLLAEVIDSLAKLPPGVREMPEIEQVLNKLSSLLEDTREV encoded by the coding sequence ATGGACCGCATGTTGACCAAAGTGCTCCGGGTCGGTCAGCTTTACGACTTTTACAATGCACTTTTAACTGATAAACAGCGTGACTGTCTTAATATGCATTATTTACAGGATTTGTCGCTGGCTGAAATAGCCGAGGAGTTTGGTGTATCCCGCCAAGCTGTGCATGACATTTTGCGCCGGGCTGAACAAACACTGGAAGAATACGAAGAAAAACTGGGATTGGTTGCACGTTACAGCGATGAGCGTAAGCTGCTTGCTGAAGTTATTGACAGTTTAGCGAAGCTGCCCCCTGGTGTGCGGGAGATGCCCGAAATAGAACAAGTTCTAAATAAGTTAAGTTCATTGCTAGAAGACACCCGGGAGGTGTGA
- the rbgA gene encoding Ribosome biogenesis GTPase A has protein sequence MHIHWYPGHMAKAQRMIRGQLDLIDVVIELVDARIPLSSANPVIAELIETKPRVVALNKSDLAEPARTAEWLNYFRNRGLTAVTLDAASGKGTKELTGRVEQEANEKIAKLVAKGIKARAVRAMILGIPNVGKSSLINRLLGTATAKTGDRPGVTRGQQWIKVGKNLELLDTPGVLWPKMDDQEVAFKLAVTGAIKDDIFDMEKVILKLLGVLRESYSDRLVERYKLTQQLPEDTVELLAAIGAKRGCLRSGGVIDYEKAGRIVLTDFRTGKLGQFTLDRPEQMVTSEANPVPTNDNMSLV, from the coding sequence ATGCACATTCACTGGTATCCAGGTCATATGGCCAAAGCTCAGCGCATGATTCGTGGGCAACTGGATCTTATCGACGTCGTGATTGAACTAGTAGATGCGCGGATTCCGCTAAGTAGCGCTAACCCGGTTATTGCCGAATTAATTGAGACTAAGCCCAGGGTGGTAGCGCTGAATAAGTCTGATTTGGCCGAACCCGCACGTACAGCTGAGTGGCTTAACTATTTCCGTAACCGAGGATTGACAGCAGTAACTTTAGACGCTGCCAGCGGTAAAGGAACGAAAGAATTGACCGGCAGAGTTGAGCAAGAAGCCAATGAAAAAATTGCTAAGCTTGTTGCCAAAGGTATAAAAGCGCGGGCCGTAAGGGCTATGATTTTGGGAATCCCCAATGTGGGTAAATCTTCGCTCATTAACCGGCTGTTAGGAACAGCAACGGCGAAAACGGGTGATCGTCCAGGCGTCACGCGCGGCCAGCAGTGGATCAAAGTTGGTAAAAATCTTGAACTATTAGACACTCCGGGCGTGTTGTGGCCCAAGATGGACGACCAGGAAGTAGCTTTCAAACTGGCAGTTACCGGTGCTATTAAAGATGATATATTTGATATGGAAAAAGTTATCCTTAAACTTCTGGGGGTACTTAGGGAAAGTTATAGTGACCGTCTGGTTGAGCGGTATAAATTAACTCAGCAGTTACCTGAAGATACGGTCGAGTTACTGGCGGCAATTGGCGCTAAGCGGGGGTGTTTAAGGAGCGGCGGTGTAATCGACTATGAAAAGGCCGGACGAATTGTTCTTACCGACTTTCGTACTGGCAAGCTGGGGCAATTTACTCTTGACCGTCCCGAACAAATGGTAACGTCTGAAGCTAACCCGGTGCCAACAAATGATAATATGTCTCTGGTGTAG